From the genome of Azospira restricta, one region includes:
- the napG gene encoding ferredoxin-type protein NapG codes for MARHDETLPPAVRKAAPARRQFIFDAARMACGVGMLGLGLGLYAKQAKALPALALRPPGALAEGDFLGACIRCGLCVRDCPYDTLSLAKPEAPVATGTPYFTARSIPCEMCEDIPCVKACPTGALDHGLTDINRARMGLAALIDHETCLNFLGLRCDVCYRVCPVIDKAITLELVPNTRTGRHAMFLPTVHSEHCTGCGKCEKACVTEEAAIKVLPIALAKGALGQHYRLGWEEQKKSGGSLIDEKSMVDLPDRLPEGTTLPGHYDPASGMTAPPGMPGSAPGPVPSAPPGLGGPAVPSAPPGLGSEAVPPGMPGAVAGKVPSHPPGLGGGR; via the coding sequence ATGGCTCGCCACGACGAAACCCTCCCGCCCGCAGTGCGCAAGGCCGCGCCGGCACGCCGCCAGTTCATCTTCGACGCGGCGCGCATGGCCTGCGGCGTCGGCATGCTGGGGCTCGGACTCGGCCTCTACGCCAAGCAGGCGAAGGCGCTGCCGGCGCTGGCGCTGCGCCCGCCGGGCGCGCTGGCGGAAGGGGATTTCCTCGGCGCCTGCATCCGCTGCGGCCTGTGCGTCCGCGATTGCCCTTACGACACGCTCTCCCTGGCGAAGCCGGAAGCCCCGGTGGCGACCGGCACGCCGTATTTCACCGCGCGCAGCATCCCCTGCGAGATGTGCGAGGACATCCCCTGCGTCAAGGCCTGCCCGACCGGCGCGCTGGACCACGGGCTGACCGACATCAACCGGGCGCGCATGGGGCTGGCGGCGCTGATCGACCACGAGACCTGCCTCAACTTCCTCGGCCTGCGCTGCGATGTCTGCTATCGCGTCTGCCCGGTGATCGACAAGGCGATCACGCTGGAGCTGGTGCCGAACACGCGCACCGGGCGGCATGCGATGTTCCTGCCGACCGTGCATTCCGAACACTGCACCGGCTGCGGCAAGTGCGAGAAGGCCTGCGTCACCGAGGAGGCGGCGATCAAGGTGTTGCCGATCGCGCTGGCCAAGGGCGCGCTCGGCCAGCACTATCGCCTCGGCTGGGAGGAGCAGAAGAAATCCGGCGGTTCGCTGATCGACGAGAAGAGCATGGTCGATCTGCCCGACCGCCTGCCGGAAGGAACCACCCTGCCCGGCCACTACGACCCGGCGAGCGGCATGACCGCGCCGCCGGGAATGCCGGGCAGCGCGCCGGGGCCGGTGCCCAGCGCGCCGCCGGGACTCGGCGGGCCGGCAGTGCCGTCGGCGCCCCCCGGACTCGGCAGCGAGGCCGTGCCGCCGGGGATGCCCGGCGCCGTCGCCGGCAAGGTGCCCAGCCATCCGCCCGGACTGGGAGGCGGCCGATGA
- the napH gene encoding quinol dehydrogenase ferredoxin subunit NapH codes for MSDKRIGADARAAKGWFGAHKWLLLRRGTQLAILGLFLLGPLAGVWIVKGNLAYSYTFGVLPLTDPYVALQSLFTGHLPETLGLVGVAIVVAFYVLVGGRVYCSWVCPVNIVTDSAGWLRRRLGIKGSVHLARTTRYWMLAMTLVGSALSGVILWELVNPVSMLHRGLIFGIGFAWTIVLAVFLFDLFVMSRGWCGRLCPVGAFYGLLGRVSPLRVSAPARAACNDCMDCFEVCPEPQVIRPALKGAATGAGPVILAAACTNCGRCIDVCAKDVFRFGSRFNNALPVGEAGGDRAATPGQF; via the coding sequence ATGAGCGACAAGCGCATCGGCGCCGACGCCCGCGCCGCCAAGGGCTGGTTCGGCGCTCACAAGTGGCTGCTGCTGCGGCGCGGCACGCAGCTCGCGATCCTCGGGCTGTTCCTGCTCGGGCCGCTCGCCGGCGTCTGGATCGTCAAGGGCAACCTCGCCTATTCGTATACCTTCGGCGTGCTGCCGCTGACCGACCCCTACGTCGCGCTGCAGTCGCTCTTCACCGGCCACCTGCCGGAAACGCTCGGCCTGGTCGGCGTCGCCATCGTCGTCGCCTTCTACGTGCTGGTCGGCGGCCGCGTCTACTGTTCCTGGGTGTGCCCGGTGAACATCGTCACCGACAGCGCCGGCTGGCTGCGCCGCCGGCTCGGCATCAAGGGCAGCGTGCATCTGGCGCGCACCACCCGCTACTGGATGCTGGCGATGACGCTGGTCGGTTCGGCGCTCTCCGGCGTCATCCTGTGGGAGCTGGTCAACCCGGTGTCGATGCTGCACCGCGGCCTGATCTTCGGCATCGGCTTCGCGTGGACGATCGTGCTCGCGGTCTTCCTGTTCGACCTGTTCGTGATGAGCCGCGGCTGGTGCGGCCGGCTGTGCCCGGTCGGCGCCTTCTACGGCCTGCTCGGCCGCGTCAGTCCGCTGCGCGTGTCGGCGCCGGCGCGCGCCGCGTGCAACGACTGCATGGACTGCTTCGAGGTCTGCCCCGAGCCGCAGGTCATCCGGCCGGCGCTGAAGGGCGCCGCGACCGGCGCCGGGCCGGTGATCCTGGCGGCCGCCTGCACCAACTGCGGCCGCTGCATCGACGTCTGTGCGAAGGACGTCTTCCGTTTCGGGAGCCGTTTCAACAATGCGCTTCCGGTCGGCGAGGCGGGCGGCGACCGTGCCGCGACGCCTGGCCAGTTCTGA
- a CDS encoding nitrate reductase cytochrome c-type subunit, protein MKTQLKLSMAVLAACFTFSAIAADAPKSMRGLDVAAPDPVAAEKNYVGKRPGTQEPVARTFSTQPPVIPHAVENFDEVNLETNQCLDCHGAANYQKKKAPKVGDSHFVNRDGKKLDEASAGRHNCTQCHVPQVDAPPLVDSDFKGDAVAKKADAAKKPTKKN, encoded by the coding sequence ATGAAAACCCAGCTGAAACTCTCGATGGCCGTGCTGGCCGCCTGCTTCACCTTCTCCGCGATCGCCGCCGATGCGCCGAAGTCGATGCGCGGCCTCGATGTCGCCGCTCCCGATCCGGTCGCGGCCGAGAAGAACTACGTCGGCAAGCGCCCCGGCACGCAGGAGCCGGTCGCCCGTACCTTCAGCACGCAGCCGCCGGTGATCCCGCACGCGGTCGAGAACTTCGACGAGGTCAATCTGGAGACCAACCAGTGCCTCGACTGCCACGGCGCGGCCAACTACCAGAAGAAGAAGGCGCCGAAGGTCGGCGACAGCCACTTCGTGAACCGCGACGGCAAGAAGCTCGACGAGGCCTCCGCCGGCCGCCACAACTGCACGCAGTGCCACGTGCCGCAGGTCGACGCGCCGCCGCTGGTGGACAGCGACTTCAAGGGCGACGCGGTGGCGAAGAAGGCGGACGCCGCGAAGAAGCCGACCAAGAAGAACTGA
- the napF gene encoding ferredoxin-type protein NapF, giving the protein MSDPSSRRNFLRGRVATHRAEPRPPWAQAEGEFVGACTRCGDCARACPTRIIRPGDGGYPTVDFALGECTFCGDCAARCPTGALARREQQPPWQLRATIGDACLARRAVECRICGEMCDAAAIRFLPQAGGIAAPQLDAARCTGCGACVAPCPTAAIAVR; this is encoded by the coding sequence ATGAGCGACCCGAGCAGCCGGCGCAACTTCCTGCGCGGCCGCGTCGCGACGCACCGCGCCGAGCCGCGTCCGCCGTGGGCGCAGGCCGAGGGCGAGTTCGTCGGCGCCTGCACGCGCTGCGGCGACTGCGCACGCGCCTGCCCGACGCGGATCATCCGCCCGGGCGACGGCGGCTATCCGACGGTCGATTTCGCGCTCGGCGAATGCACCTTCTGCGGCGACTGCGCCGCCCGCTGCCCGACCGGCGCGCTCGCGCGACGCGAGCAGCAGCCGCCCTGGCAGCTGCGGGCGACGATCGGCGATGCCTGCCTGGCCCGCCGCGCGGTCGAATGCCGCATCTGCGGCGAGATGTGCGACGCGGCGGCGATCCGCTTCCTGCCGCAGGCGGGCGGCATCGCCGCACCGCAGCTCGACGCGGCGCGCTGCACCGGCTGCGGCGCCTGCGTCGCACCCTGCCCGACGGCGGCGATCGCAGTGCGGTAA
- a CDS encoding ethylbenzene dehydrogenase-related protein, with amino-acid sequence MKKSIVSLSVMGAVLALGSSAAFAAPDWSKVPKRDVQVFHAGVTPIEWVMKKSDHSGRVGLTKGESCVGCHEEKGGLNFDMKRLASKDLEPVGTPKTMNFPVTVQAAYDKDNLYVRLSFKAPAGGADHGDKDNEVKAAVMFANDKVNVDAGGKTVSGAQVGCWATCHADARTMPGADDKKTKYTKDGAYELMQWKSGKGAKAVDGSVADSRKMEGGSAGVKAEGDNKGGAVTVTFTRKLNGTLAEGKAVPVGFAVHADKASGRFHHVSMGYTLGIGTDGDIKAVKQ; translated from the coding sequence ATGAAAAAATCGATCGTTTCGCTGTCCGTGATGGGCGCCGTGCTCGCCCTCGGTTCTTCCGCCGCCTTTGCCGCGCCCGACTGGTCCAAGGTGCCGAAGCGCGACGTGCAGGTGTTCCATGCCGGCGTGACGCCGATCGAATGGGTGATGAAGAAGTCCGACCACAGCGGTCGCGTCGGCCTGACCAAGGGCGAGAGCTGCGTCGGCTGCCACGAGGAGAAGGGCGGCCTCAACTTCGACATGAAGCGCCTGGCGAGCAAGGATCTCGAGCCGGTCGGCACGCCGAAGACGATGAACTTCCCGGTCACCGTGCAGGCCGCCTACGACAAGGACAACCTCTATGTCCGCCTGTCGTTCAAGGCCCCGGCCGGCGGCGCCGATCACGGCGACAAGGACAACGAGGTCAAGGCGGCGGTGATGTTCGCCAACGACAAGGTCAACGTCGACGCCGGCGGCAAGACCGTCTCCGGCGCCCAGGTCGGCTGCTGGGCGACCTGCCACGCCGACGCGCGCACGATGCCGGGCGCCGACGACAAGAAGACCAAGTACACCAAGGACGGCGCCTACGAGCTGATGCAGTGGAAGAGCGGCAAGGGTGCCAAGGCCGTCGACGGCTCGGTCGCCGACTCGCGCAAGATGGAAGGCGGCAGCGCCGGCGTCAAGGCCGAAGGCGACAACAAGGGCGGCGCGGTGACGGTGACCTTCACCCGCAAGCTGAACGGCACGCTGGCCGAAGGCAAGGCGGTCCCGGTCGGCTTCGCGGTGCACGCCGACAAGGCCAGCGGCCGCTTCCACCACGTCTCGATGGGCTACACGCTGGGCATCGGCACCGACGGCGACATCAAGGCGGTGAAGCAGTAA
- a CDS encoding NapC/NirT family cytochrome c, with amino-acid sequence MSDNTGGFIAFLRRPSAKYSLLTLLVVGFISGIVFWGGFNTVLEATNTEQFCIGCHEMRDNVYQEYKTTIHYNNRTGVRAVCSDCHVPKDWTYKMIRKIQASKEVYGKIVGSIDTKEKFEANRLRLAQNEWARMKAADSRECRNCHSFDYMDVEKQKARGAKMHKIARDEKKTCIDCHKGIAHKKPANMPEEDDE; translated from the coding sequence ATGTCCGATAACACCGGCGGCTTCATCGCCTTCCTGCGCCGCCCGAGCGCCAAGTATTCACTGCTGACGCTGCTGGTCGTCGGCTTCATCTCCGGCATCGTCTTCTGGGGCGGCTTCAACACCGTGCTCGAGGCGACCAACACCGAGCAGTTCTGCATCGGCTGCCACGAGATGCGCGACAACGTCTATCAGGAATACAAGACGACCATCCACTACAACAACCGTACCGGCGTCCGCGCCGTCTGCTCCGACTGCCACGTGCCGAAGGACTGGACGTACAAGATGATCCGCAAGATCCAGGCGTCCAAGGAAGTCTACGGCAAGATCGTCGGCTCGATCGACACCAAGGAGAAGTTCGAGGCCAACCGCCTGCGCCTGGCGCAGAACGAATGGGCGCGGATGAAGGCCGCCGACTCGCGCGAATGCCGCAACTGCCACTCCTTCGATTACATGGATGTCGAGAAGCAGAAGGCGCGCGGCGCGAAGATGCACAAGATCGCCCGCGACGAGAAGAAGACCTGCATCGACTGCCACAAGGGCATCGCGCACAAGAAGCCGGCGAACATGCCCGAGGAGGACGACGAGTAA
- the ccmI gene encoding c-type cytochrome biogenesis protein CcmI produces MTPFLALATLLIVVAAVSLAVPLLRRPRTAALATDRSAANLAIFGDQLAELERERAEGSLSAADFEQARTELQRRLLEEVKPEAQAGKEAAPSRKTALAVVVLLPLCALLGYGLLGTPAALDPANTRPQEPQHQVTAAQIEGMVERLAQRLQQNPDDAKGWVMLARSYKMLGRYAESAAAYAKAPALVDNDPLLLADYAEVLAISGNAFKGRPSELIDRALKLAPEDPQIRLLAGAAAGERHDYQSAIAHWEKAIAQLEPGSEEALTLQSAIERARAAQQRGNGGSR; encoded by the coding sequence ATGACCCCCTTTCTCGCCCTGGCGACGCTGCTGATCGTCGTCGCCGCCGTTTCGCTCGCCGTTCCGCTGCTGCGCCGCCCGCGCACCGCCGCCCTCGCCACCGACCGCAGCGCCGCCAACCTCGCGATCTTCGGCGACCAGCTCGCCGAGCTCGAGCGCGAGCGCGCCGAAGGCTCGCTGTCCGCGGCCGATTTCGAACAGGCCAGGACCGAACTGCAGCGCCGGCTGCTCGAGGAAGTGAAGCCGGAAGCGCAGGCCGGCAAGGAAGCCGCGCCGAGCCGCAAGACCGCGCTCGCCGTCGTCGTCCTGCTGCCGCTGTGCGCGCTGCTCGGCTACGGCCTGCTCGGCACGCCGGCGGCGCTCGACCCGGCCAACACCCGTCCGCAGGAGCCGCAGCACCAGGTCACCGCCGCGCAGATCGAAGGCATGGTCGAACGCCTCGCGCAGCGCCTGCAGCAGAACCCGGACGACGCCAAGGGCTGGGTGATGCTGGCACGCTCGTACAAGATGCTCGGCCGCTATGCCGAATCGGCGGCCGCCTACGCCAAGGCGCCGGCGCTGGTCGACAACGACCCGCTGCTGCTCGCCGACTACGCCGAGGTGCTGGCGATCTCCGGCAACGCTTTCAAGGGTCGCCCGAGCGAGCTGATCGACAGAGCGCTCAAGCTCGCCCCCGAGGATCCGCAGATCCGCCTGCTGGCCGGCGCCGCCGCCGGCGAACGGCACGACTACCAGAGCGCGATCGCGCACTGGGAAAAGGCGATCGCGCAACTGGAGCCAGGCAGCGAAGAGGCGTTGACGCTGCAGTCGGCGATCGAGCGCGCACGCGCGGCGCAGCAGCGCGGAAACGGCGGCAGCCGTTGA
- a CDS encoding cytochrome c-type biogenesis protein, with the protein MMRRARHFAAALCLGAAALSAQAGEAAPLAEDPVVEKRLLAITAELRCLVCQNQTIADSNADLANDFRREIRKLIAEGKSDQEILDFMVARYGDFVRYRPPVKGTTLLLWVGPGVLLVLGLTVLIRYLRRRNDAIADGALTPEEQQAAEALLAAARQDSRQESKPQ; encoded by the coding sequence ATGATGCGCCGCGCCCGCCACTTCGCCGCCGCGCTCTGCCTCGGCGCCGCCGCACTGTCGGCGCAGGCCGGCGAGGCCGCGCCGCTGGCCGAGGACCCGGTCGTCGAGAAGCGCCTGCTGGCGATCACCGCCGAGCTGCGCTGCCTGGTCTGCCAGAACCAGACCATCGCCGACTCCAACGCCGACCTCGCCAACGACTTCCGCCGCGAGATCAGGAAGCTGATCGCCGAGGGCAAGTCGGACCAGGAGATCCTCGACTTCATGGTCGCCCGCTACGGCGATTTCGTGCGCTACCGGCCGCCGGTCAAGGGCACGACGCTGCTGCTCTGGGTCGGCCCCGGCGTGCTGCTGGTGCTCGGCCTGACCGTGCTGATCCGCTACCTGCGCCGGCGCAACGACGCGATCGCCGACGGTGCGCTGACCCCCGAGGAACAGCAGGCCGCCGAGGCGCTGCTCGCCGCCGCCCGCCAGGACTCCCGCCAGGAATCGAAACCGCAATGA
- a CDS encoding DsbE family thiol:disulfide interchange protein, whose product MNRFLWPLVGFAALVVLLAVGLGLNPRDVPSPLVGKPAPAFSLPVLGAEQKFGPADMQGKVWLLNVWASWCVSCRQEHPLLVELGRKKVVPVVGLNYKEVRGDGETDMAKTDAASEERMARQKAAGWLKQHGDPYLLSVLDLDGRVGIDYGVYGVPETYVIDKAGLIRMKHTGPISPDDLTKKILPLVAELNK is encoded by the coding sequence ATGAACCGATTCCTCTGGCCGCTCGTCGGCTTCGCCGCTCTCGTCGTCCTCCTCGCCGTCGGCCTCGGGCTGAACCCGCGCGACGTGCCGTCGCCGCTGGTCGGCAAGCCGGCACCGGCGTTCTCGCTGCCGGTGCTCGGCGCCGAGCAGAAGTTCGGCCCGGCCGACATGCAGGGCAAGGTCTGGCTGCTCAACGTCTGGGCCTCGTGGTGCGTGTCCTGCCGCCAGGAGCACCCGCTCCTGGTCGAACTCGGCCGGAAGAAGGTGGTGCCGGTGGTCGGGCTGAACTACAAGGAGGTGCGCGGCGACGGCGAGACCGACATGGCCAAGACCGACGCCGCGAGCGAAGAGCGCATGGCGCGGCAGAAGGCCGCCGGCTGGCTGAAGCAGCACGGCGACCCGTACCTGCTGTCGGTGCTCGACCTCGACGGCCGCGTCGGCATCGACTACGGCGTCTACGGCGTGCCCGAGACCTACGTCATCGACAAGGCGGGCCTGATCCGCATGAAGCACACCGGCCCGATCAGCCCGGACGATCTGACGAAGAAGATCCTGCCGCTGGTCGCGGAGCTGAACAAATGA
- a CDS encoding heme lyase CcmF/NrfE family subunit, whose amino-acid sequence MIPELGHFALILALVVSALQGVLPLAGAHRNRLAWIAFARPAAQTAALLVSFAFGCLTWAFVANDFSVAYVANHSNSLLPIQYRVSGVWGGHEGSLLLWVLMLSWWTLAVTFFSRQLPEAMVARVVGTLGLVTAGFLLFILFTSNPFDRLLPGAAEGRDLNPLLQDPGLVIHPPLLYMGYVGFSVAYAFAVAALLSGQLDAAWARWSRPWTTAAWIFLTLGIAMGSWWAYYELGWGGWWFWDPVENASFMPWLIGTALVHSLAVTEKRGSFKNWTVLLAISAFSLSLLGTFLVRSGVLTSVHAFATDPKRGIFILTFLVVVIGASLALFAWRAPKVGLGGRFAVLSRESLLLTNNVLLVVACSSVLLGTLYPLLIDALAMGKISVGPPYFDAVFVPLMVPVLFLVGVGPFARWKEASAVELARTLRWAFAAAVVVALVLPFLYGSWKPLTALGILLAAWIVLAGTLNFVERVQATRAGKSFVAGVLKQPGHFFGMHTAHVGVAVFVVGVTMVQSYQEEKDVKMGPGDTVAVAGYEFRFNGVHEVKGPNYVALAGDFDLLKDGKVLKKMLPEKRNYASSGMPMTEAAIDAGLFRDLYVSLGEPIDRLQPEGEWAVRVYHKPFVDWIWGGCVLMALGGLIAIADRRYRVKARQSSTVSTGNTQTA is encoded by the coding sequence ATGATTCCCGAACTCGGCCATTTCGCGCTGATCCTGGCGCTCGTCGTTTCCGCGCTGCAGGGCGTGCTGCCGCTCGCCGGCGCCCACCGCAACCGCCTCGCCTGGATCGCCTTCGCGCGGCCGGCGGCGCAGACCGCGGCGCTGCTGGTCAGCTTCGCCTTCGGCTGCCTGACCTGGGCCTTCGTCGCCAACGACTTCTCGGTCGCCTACGTCGCCAACCACTCGAACTCGCTGCTGCCGATCCAGTACCGCGTCTCCGGCGTCTGGGGCGGTCACGAGGGCTCGCTGCTGTTGTGGGTGCTGATGCTGTCGTGGTGGACGCTGGCGGTCACCTTCTTCTCGCGCCAGCTGCCGGAGGCGATGGTGGCGCGCGTGGTCGGCACGCTCGGGCTGGTCACCGCCGGCTTCCTGCTGTTCATCCTGTTCACCTCGAACCCGTTCGACCGGCTGCTGCCGGGCGCCGCCGAAGGTCGCGACCTGAACCCGCTGCTGCAGGACCCGGGCCTAGTGATCCACCCGCCGCTGTTGTACATGGGTTACGTCGGCTTCTCGGTGGCCTACGCCTTCGCCGTCGCCGCGCTGCTCTCCGGCCAGCTCGACGCGGCCTGGGCGCGCTGGTCGCGGCCGTGGACCACCGCCGCCTGGATCTTCCTGACGCTGGGCATCGCCATGGGCTCGTGGTGGGCCTACTACGAGCTGGGCTGGGGCGGCTGGTGGTTCTGGGATCCGGTCGAGAACGCGTCGTTCATGCCCTGGCTGATCGGCACGGCGCTGGTGCATTCGCTGGCGGTGACCGAGAAGCGCGGCAGCTTCAAGAACTGGACCGTGCTGCTGGCGATCTCGGCCTTCTCGCTGTCGCTCCTGGGCACCTTCCTCGTCCGCTCGGGCGTGCTCACGTCGGTGCATGCGTTCGCCACCGACCCGAAGCGCGGCATCTTCATCCTCACCTTCCTGGTCGTCGTCATCGGTGCCTCGCTCGCGCTGTTCGCCTGGCGCGCGCCGAAGGTCGGCCTCGGCGGCCGCTTCGCGGTGCTTTCGCGCGAGTCGCTGCTGCTCACCAACAACGTGCTGCTGGTCGTCGCCTGCTCGTCGGTGCTGCTCGGCACGCTCTACCCGCTGCTCATCGACGCGCTGGCAATGGGCAAGATCTCGGTCGGCCCGCCGTACTTCGACGCGGTGTTCGTGCCGCTGATGGTGCCGGTGCTGTTCCTGGTCGGCGTCGGCCCGTTCGCGCGCTGGAAGGAGGCGAGCGCCGTCGAGCTCGCGCGCACGCTGCGCTGGGCCTTCGCCGCCGCCGTCGTGGTCGCGCTCGTGCTGCCCTTCCTCTACGGCTCGTGGAAGCCGCTGACCGCGCTCGGCATTCTGCTCGCAGCGTGGATCGTGCTCGCCGGTACGCTCAACTTCGTCGAGCGCGTGCAGGCGACGCGCGCCGGCAAGTCCTTCGTCGCCGGCGTGCTGAAGCAGCCGGGCCACTTCTTCGGCATGCACACGGCGCACGTCGGCGTCGCCGTCTTCGTCGTCGGCGTGACGATGGTGCAGAGCTACCAGGAAGAGAAGGACGTCAAGATGGGTCCGGGCGACACCGTCGCCGTGGCCGGCTACGAGTTCCGCTTCAACGGCGTGCATGAGGTCAAGGGCCCGAACTACGTGGCGCTCGCCGGCGACTTCGACCTGCTCAAGGACGGCAAGGTGCTGAAAAAGATGCTGCCGGAGAAGCGCAACTACGCGTCGTCGGGGATGCCGATGACCGAAGCGGCGATCGACGCTGGCCTCTTCCGCGACCTCTACGTCTCGCTCGGCGAGCCGATCGACCGCCTGCAGCCGGAAGGCGAATGGGCCGTGCGCGTCTACCACAAGCCCTTCGTCGACTGGATCTGGGGCGGTTGCGTGCTGATGGCGCTCGGCGGCCTGATCGCCATCGCCGACCGCCGCTACCGCGTCAAGGCGCGCCAATCTTCCACTGTTTCCACGGGCAACACACAAACCGCATGA
- the ccmE gene encoding cytochrome c maturation protein CcmE, with the protein MKARQKRIALIGGGLVVLGLAATLVLNALNSNIALYISPTDVLAGKAPQGKAFRIGGMVKEGSVKREADGVTVSFIVTDTEKDLPVAYKGILPDLFKEGKGVVAQGKLDAGGNRFVASEVLAKHDENYMPPEAAKAVSDAHERAAANKAKQEAAGATAPAAPQAAAPADNAPLKTGY; encoded by the coding sequence ATGAAAGCCCGTCAAAAACGCATTGCCCTGATCGGAGGCGGCCTCGTCGTGCTCGGCCTCGCCGCGACGCTGGTGCTCAATGCGCTGAACAGCAACATCGCGCTGTACATCTCGCCGACCGACGTGCTCGCCGGCAAGGCGCCGCAGGGCAAGGCCTTCCGCATCGGCGGCATGGTCAAGGAGGGCTCGGTGAAGCGCGAGGCCGACGGCGTCACCGTCAGCTTCATCGTCACCGACACCGAGAAGGACCTGCCGGTCGCCTACAAGGGCATCCTCCCCGACCTGTTCAAGGAAGGGAAGGGCGTCGTCGCGCAGGGCAAGCTCGATGCCGGCGGCAACCGCTTCGTCGCCAGCGAGGTGCTGGCCAAGCACGACGAGAACTACATGCCGCCGGAAGCCGCCAAGGCGGTCAGCGACGCGCACGAGCGCGCCGCCGCCAACAAGGCCAAGCAGGAGGCGGCCGGCGCCACCGCTCCGGCCGCCCCGCAGGCCGCCGCGCCCGCCGACAACGCGCCGCTGAAGACCGGCTACTGA
- the ccmD gene encoding heme exporter protein CcmD, protein MNIHWQSFSDFLAMGGYGLYVWGSFGVTALILALEPMLAVRRRNQLIARLKRQLRAETKSAGERRTPPTPNHPQ, encoded by the coding sequence ATGAACATCCACTGGCAGAGCTTCTCCGACTTCCTGGCGATGGGCGGCTACGGCCTCTACGTCTGGGGCTCGTTCGGCGTCACCGCGCTGATCCTGGCGCTGGAACCGATGCTCGCCGTGCGCCGTCGAAACCAATTGATCGCCCGCCTCAAGCGGCAGCTCCGGGCGGAAACGAAATCCGCCGGCGAACGGCGCACGCCGCCCACCCCGAACCATCCGCAGTAA
- a CDS encoding heme ABC transporter permease yields MNNRLINWFKYASPQSFYPLAGKLIPWFAAAAVVFGAAGLWLGLAVAPTDFQQGEGYRIIFVHVPASWMSMFIYLVMAFWAGLGLAYNTRLSGMMAQALAPTGALMAFLSLWTGALWGKPMWGTWWVWDARLTSELILLFLYIGFIALQASIDDPRRADKAGAVLALVGVVNIPIIYFSVKWWNTLHQGSSVSLTKSPSMAALMLWGMLLMALAFWMYSIAVALYRVRGIMLERERGSEWVKGVLQAEGTK; encoded by the coding sequence GTGAACAACCGCCTGATCAACTGGTTCAAGTACGCCTCGCCGCAGAGCTTCTACCCGCTCGCCGGGAAGCTGATCCCGTGGTTCGCCGCGGCGGCCGTCGTCTTCGGCGCCGCCGGGCTGTGGCTGGGCCTCGCCGTCGCGCCGACCGACTTCCAGCAGGGCGAGGGCTACCGCATCATCTTCGTGCACGTCCCGGCCTCGTGGATGAGCATGTTCATCTACCTGGTGATGGCCTTCTGGGCCGGCCTCGGGCTGGCCTACAACACGCGCCTCTCCGGGATGATGGCGCAGGCGCTGGCGCCGACCGGGGCGCTGATGGCCTTCCTCTCGCTGTGGACCGGCGCGCTGTGGGGCAAGCCGATGTGGGGAACCTGGTGGGTGTGGGATGCACGGCTGACCTCGGAGCTGATCCTGCTCTTCCTCTACATCGGCTTCATCGCGCTGCAGGCCTCGATCGACGACCCGCGCCGCGCCGACAAGGCCGGCGCCGTGCTGGCGCTGGTCGGCGTCGTGAACATCCCGATCATCTACTTCTCGGTGAAGTGGTGGAACACGCTGCACCAGGGCTCGTCGGTGAGCCTGACCAAGTCGCCGTCGATGGCCGCGCTGATGCTGTGGGGCATGCTGCTGATGGCGCTGGCGTTCTGGATGTACAGCATCGCCGTCGCGCTCTACCGGGTGCGCGGCATCATGCTCGAGCGCGAGCGCGGCAGCGAGTGGGTGAAGGGCGTGCTGCAGGCGGAGGGCACGAAATGA